Sequence from the Ancalomicrobiaceae bacterium S20 genome:
CTGGTCTTCTTGTCGATCGACACGAGCATGGTCGGCGGATCGGCGGCGACATGCGCGGCCGACAGGCCGAGGAACCCGGCCGGACCGTCCGATCCGGCCGCCGTCACGACGGTCATGCCGGTGGCGCGTTCGCCCAGCGTCTTCCAGAAGGTCTTGGCGTCGATCGCCGGAGGGGTCGCCTCGGTCATGGGAACCTCTTGTCGAAATACGGAGAAGGGACGCCGTCAGAGCGAGCGGAACTTGCGTCCGACATAGACGAGGCTCGAGTCTTCCTCGCCCTCGTGCACCGCGACGACCTCGCAGATCAGCACGTCGTGGCTGCCGACCGCGACGACCTGGGTCAGCCGGCATTCGAAGGCGACCGCCGCATCGGCGAGGCGCGGCACGCGCGTCTCGCCCTCGATCCAGACCGCACCCTCGAAGCGCGCCGCCATGTCCTTGACGCCGCCGGAGAACCGCATCGCCAGATCCTCGTGGACCGCCGCGGTCGTGTTCACGCACAGGAGGCCAGAATTGACGATCGGCAGATAGGACTGCGTGCCGCGATTGATGCAGACGAGCAGGGTCGCCGGACTGTCGGTCACGCTGGTGACCGCCGAGGCGGTGAAGCCGCACCAGCCTTCCGGACCGCGGCTCGTGATGATGTTCACCGCGGCGGCGAGCCGCGCCATGCCGTTCCGAAATGCCTGTTTGTCGACGGTCGGAAACGGCAGGCTGCCGGGGGTGCTGTCCAGTCGGGTCGCAAGGGTCATGGCAACGTCTCCTTCGACTTCGGATGCGGCGCTCGAGCAGCGCGGCGTTGGACCACGGCCCGCGGTCCGTTCGGGCTTCAATCCGGGCTCAGAACTCGCGCAAGGTCTCGCGCAGGCTCGACTTGGTGTATTCGGTGCGCACAACACCGAGCCGCTGCAGCTCGGGGACCAGCCCCTCGCAGATGTCGTTGATGTACTGCCGGCTGATCAGCGTCGTGTTCGGCCGCGTGATCAGGAAGCCGTCGCCGCCGACGGCCTCGGCGATCTCCGCCATGCGCTTCGCCACCTGCTTCGGCGTACCGACCAGGCCGTCGAGGCCGCGCGAGACCTGATCGAGGCAGAGCTGGCGCAGCGTCTTGCCCGAGCCCCATTGCGCAAAGGCATCGAGCGAGCCCTGCTCGCCGTTGGTGGTCAGTTTCGGCAGTTCCTCGTCGAGCGCGAACTGCGAGAAGTCGATGTCGGTGATCGAGGAGATCATCGCCAGCACCTTCTCGA
This genomic interval carries:
- a CDS encoding flavin reductase family protein codes for the protein MTLATRLDSTPGSLPFPTVDKQAFRNGMARLAAAVNIITSRGPEGWCGFTASAVTSVTDSPATLLVCINRGTQSYLPIVNSGLLCVNTTAAVHEDLAMRFSGGVKDMAARFEGAVWIEGETRVPRLADAAVAFECRLTQVVAVGSHDVLICEVVAVHEGEEDSSLVYVGRKFRSL